TGAATGGACATGGTATTGTAATTTAGTGATAATACCtgtaaattaatataaaaagttaattttacagtgtatctcactacacaattagatgacaataataaaaaaaaatcacacaaggcagccttttgagatacgacagtatgtgatgcagacatcgTAACGTTTTCAGCACTAGCATGCTTGGTTGTTAGGCACATTATATTGATGCTAATAAtaactcatttttcaaaatggccccttTGGCTTGCTTGGGTCAGATCATGCCACATATAATTTACTGTATTGTTTCTAATAAGCGCCCATGGGCTGTGACATTTCATGAAGGGTGGACGTTTATTCATCAATCAGGGATCAATTTTTTGTGTACATATTtactttaaagacccattcagtgatcccagcgcaagtgtaaaaaaatttaaattgtttataaattgcttaaaggagtatttcgtgatcctagcatcctctttttatgacatttttcagtacatatccactaaaaaagcatattcccaaaatttcagttgattccgattttgcgtttgcgagttatgcatgattatgtgtattacactgctccatagacaatatgttgtaatttcgttctggtgcaccagaacgaaattcaaatttcgcgatatctttgccaaacgaattaatctgcaagaaatattttgtacataaacattatgtagccagagtattccagtgatataaaaatctcaacttttttgagaaaagtgggggatgaggctgtggatcacttaaatgcccctttaaaagtgaaggacaagtcattcaaattgtcatttggtatttttgaaatgacaaatttggcaaaaaacaaagaaaacagcagtactgacaaagttgaagtcccattcaaatacatgtagctaatttagatcctgtcagtatctaaattacagattcgtgtaaaatttattattttgtcttaaatacacggctttcggcacatttatgacaatgacaaaggtaccaaaatctgaattttgatgatttttacgatcgtccggatgagcaaatcactgaatgggcctttaaataacCAAAATAACACCACCCATTCCATTCCAGTTTTAGACATGTCTGTTTGCAGGAGGAATGGGCTTGTCATCATGAGAAATGAATTTCTTATAACATCCAGTgagaccagggtcttagctagaaattgtgggttgcccgtcatttgaatgaaattgcctgtcctaatttgacctctaaaacatttaccagacatctatagcccattgggggttcaaagagttcaaatatgtgctgatatggccttgttctaccaattgggtctactaaaaaggtcaattagcttctcaaaacatacaatttataatatagcatctgtcaaaggcattaattttgcccgtcccaggagcaaactggccgtctaaaatgacggccagacgggtggctagctaagaccctgagtGAGACCTAGTATAATGATCTAACATTCTTTCATGTATATTTGCACTCTAATGGtaaattttattgctttttcaatttcattttggaaaattttggggTGGGCGTTTAATAGAGACTGGGCGCTTATTAGGAACATTACGGTACATCTCTTTATATACCTAGAAGGTAAGAtatcataaacataataaaaattttaaGATTTCACAATCAATTTAAGTCTACCATAAAGtctgcataaataaataaagggtGACTATACAATTACAAATAAACGTCATGCATTGTTAACTTGTCGATAAATAAAATTTCTATTCAATTTCAAAGATCCTTAAGTTAAAAGATAAAGTAATATGTTCTATTATCTATGTATTTACTTAACAGTATTTACTTCCATGATTatctacatttgtatattcatgtcTTTCTTTCAGTCCTCATACCTTTAAAAATAGATtctaaatttaaaatttgtacaatttacattaaaaaataaataaataagaaaaatgtagttcacataaTAAGATTGTCAGtctttgaacattgctcctggttcactgaagaactaggagcaatttctgaagaaacaggagcagtTTTCAAACttagtaaatccttttctgcataataCAATACAGCACACCAGCattactgcatcaagtgcaaaactagaaccaaaccaggagcaattttgctCCTGGTTTATGTAAATTTTTACAAAGACCAGGAGACATTGGTGGCTTTATGGGGGAAAATTTAATCCCAGCGCCTGCAAATTTCAAGACTTGCCACCCATTGAACGAATATGAAAGTAAACTGGGAAAAAAACCTTAGGTTGTCAGCTACTTGTGGACATATGAAGGGTTTTTagcattaaggttggtctgaaccctggaattatagaaactttcgggcctcataactgctaaattgttggtgtaaagtatataaaagtatacatatttagaatggtaaagacttgttaagttcatctgtgaggtcaaatttggcccaaaatgccatttttggcccaaaatccccaaaataacatttttggcccacttcttttttcattgcaacgtaacaaaaaaattcttgggccaaaatttttttttattaatttttaaaaactagataaaaatatctaggagggtttttttatttttttgaattttgaccaatcaggcttttttatgatttttttgaaaattcagcattttttgaccatttttggtgcaaatttttcGAAGTtggttgaaatttgaaaaatatttagtcttgccattctaaatatgtatacttttatatactttagaccaacaatttagcagttatgaggcccgaaagtttccataattccagggttcagaccaaccttaacttcACTAAAATGCAAGGTCATAATTGTTTGGTTACTTCTATGCACTTATGAACTTTTTTAAACGGCAAACTGATAATCACTTCCTGAAGAGGTTTGTAGTAGACATACACAATCTGCAGTAGAAACAAGGGTAGCAGTTGCCAATATCCAATGCATCCCACGAAGCctttcttttttttacaaaaaattacATTATGGATATATATAAAACAACAATTAGTAATAACAccatatatggcctgtcaaactGTTTGATGAACTTCGCAATATGATCCTCAAATCCACAAAGCTTGGCCACCCAGGCCCCCGCCCAGGCCTACCGTAGATGTCATTtaccgtaatttcatttttcCAAACCCACCCACACATTCAATGTTCATTTGTCATTGAGTGAAGCTTGTAATACTGCCTCCAATGTTtcatcttcttcttggtgataATCCTgaatgtaaaaaaacaaacagCAAATATATCGTAAGTGTAGGTAGAAGAGCAATTTAGTCATATTCTTGACAATATATGTAAAtgagttcattaatattcattaatatgcaaaattgttgATACCAACCTATATACCGGGcctatacaaaaacaaaatatcattCTGTGTCACTTTATATGCAAGGGTCCTCAACTAAATGCCTGAGCCACTTTAAAATGTAGAGCATTCTAAAGTGTCACTATCCATGAGAGTGGAGTGGATTCACATGGGCTCACTTTATGGCCTGTGGGGTCCATGGGCAACTCCCTCGTGGGGGTCCAAGTGGAACCACCCCAGAAGCTCATGGTTGTTAGCTTTTTtatataaacggttccaaaaaagtaagtcccctcTCATAAACTTGAGCCTATCTAAAAAACTGCTAGGCCCTTAAGTCGACTTGGAAGTGTGAAATGTAGCCTGATAAGTTACACATTACATGTTGTTTCAGAGAAATGCATAGATgtgaataggcctattttaagtcccaatgcaaaaaaatgcaatttttttggcCTCAAATTTCATAAATTGCTGTATTTTCGGGTGAAGGATAAATGTTGGAAAAAAAAGTACTGCATATGTAATGTGTAACCTATCAGGCGACATTTCACACTTTAAATCAACTTAAGGGACCTAATGCTTTTTAGTTATGCCCAAATTTATGAGGGGGTGgattttttggaaccgtttaacTTAGGATGGCTCTCCTTGGAGACGATTGACAAATAAAGTCTCACACATGTTACATCCATGTCCCTAATAACAAAGTAAATTTACCTAGCACACTTACCACATATGTTTCATACTCAAATTTGTGTCTAAGATTTAGATGTTGGAGGAAATTTGCACTCTTATAGTTTGGATCACCCCATGGCATACAGGCACACACAGGACATACAACAGCAGCGGTATCATCAGCATGGTCCTTGTTGCAATGCCGCCTCAGTTCTGCTGGATCCAGGTTCCTCATGGCACAGTATGGACAAGTGAAGGTGGATCTGTTTGGTCCACTGTAGAAAAAATGAATAATGTTACTACTTGAGTGAGTGCAACACAGGTAGGCATGGTTCCCCTTCAGATCAAAAAAGTCACATGGACCACATTAGAAATAAGTTGGTATATTTAGccaactttatgggttatcctggctcaATAACTTGGTCGTGTGTTTATTGTGTGATATTGCTTGATTGCTAAATTTGTTCTTGCATATTTTTTCTTGAATAAAAAAAACTAAAGACTAATTTGGATCTGACACAATGATTTAGTGGTCAAAATCTTCAGTCAGTCAAATGTATATTGAAAATGTCATTGCCACATCctcagcagtcaagttagctcaatcgataaggcattcgactatggtgcgagaggttgcgggttcgaaccctggtggtgcctagtacgctctcgtggaaaaattgagttagcttgaattccccctggacaaggaactcactgctaatttgtctcgttgtaacccgtctgaaactcgggagctgatcctggttatgaaggttatttgtggaatgtctagggtgtgcgctcttgaagcagcaaagtccctgaaatgctgttaaatggtttgtggaatgatgtgggccgttgtggtcagcaacaacctgtaaagtgtgctgaggcttgtggatcaacgtctaggcgttgtgcctgtgcgtagcgcactataaattactgcactttctttctttttttcaatacTCATACAAAAAACCTTCCATGAGAAGCAAAAATAATCAGTACAGCtacaatgtaaataaattgtgatTAATGTTTTCCATATAATACCTACCTGTTTCTGGGTTGTGGGTAGGTGCTATTGGTTTAAATTTGGTTCTTGGTTTTTCattgtaaaaaatgttttgtacataccTGTCTGGTTTCTGAGTTGTGGGTGCTATTGGTTTAAACTTGGTTCTTGGTTCTGCATCTATTTTGCATGTTGCATTGTGTGCTCGTAGTTTTGAAAG
This DNA window, taken from Amphiura filiformis chromosome 16, Afil_fr2py, whole genome shotgun sequence, encodes the following:
- the LOC140136570 gene encoding E3 ubiquitin-protein ligase RNF166-like translates to MATGSSADDEAFKCSICLEIYLKPIKISCEHIFCEECLGPYLDVASPNCPLCRKVFDPKLRSKAKDVEKQIASVKVSCQGCKKKMALSKLRAHNATCKIDAEPRTKFKPIAPTTQKPDSGPNRSTFTCPYCAMRNLDPAELRRHCNKDHADDTAAVVCPVCACMPWGDPNYKSANFLQHLNLRHKFEYETYVDYHQEEDETLEAVLQASLNDK